Genomic window (Daucus carota subsp. sativus chromosome 5, DH1 v3.0, whole genome shotgun sequence):
AGTAGTGAGAAATTCTACAAAAGCAAGAAAACAACTGAGCTTTGTCTAAGGTTCCAATGTGGGATTAGAAGTGAAAATCACTGGAAAGGGCTTTGGCGGATGGCTTAATTACATGTTTATCAATAGGATGGCAAACAAGTGGCTTAGCCATACCTGCACTTGATCCTAAACACCCCTCTTCCATGTTAATCCCACCTTTAGCCTCAAAATCAAAGCAATGCACTAATGTTCCAATCACCATTTGAATCATATTTATTGCAAGACGTGCACCAGGGCACGCACTGCTTCCACCTCCAAATGGCAGGTAACAAAGATTTTGACCCTTTGCGTCGACTAGAAGCTCATTATATGTACTAGGGGTTTCAAGGAACCTCTCTGGAATAAATTCAGTTGGGAATTTCCATGTGCCAGTATCTTGCATTATGGCATACACATTAACGATTATTCTTGAATCTGGTATCACATCGTACCCACCAATTTGGCAGCCATGTGTGCATTTGCGCATTATCAATGGAGTAGGAGGATGTAAGCGAAGACCTTCTTTCACAACTGCTTGCAGGTAAGGCAATTTTGGGATATCTGAATCCTGTATAAGCTTATGCAGCCCTACTACCCCAACTATCTCTTCCCTCAGTTTGTTCAACACACTTGGATGGTTAATAATTTCTGCTAGTGTCCACTTCAATGCCACACTCATCGTCCCTGAACCCGCCATCAAAGTTTCCTGAATCacgttttaattaatttgttaacGGAATACTCCTCCAAACAAACAAGTCAAAATTTATACACAGGTGAACTATTTTAATAAGCACACAACAGTTTACTCAGATGACAAAATCCTCTTATAGACTGGAAAATTGAGATTAAAAATGCTAGAAATTCAACCATCTGTAACTAATAAATCTAAAACATCTCATTTGTTGATGTTCACCACTGCATATGACTCAGGCCCTGAACCTCCTAGTGGAGGGAGAGGGTTTGATACCATGGCAATTTCATTTTACAATTAAAAAGAATCCCAATAAATTATGTGACCAAAACTTTTCAAGCAAACGATAATAAGttatataaaatcataaaaaagaaGACAGGACTATTTACCAATACAACCCCCTTGATATTGTTCCTAGGTAGATCTGCAGCCTGTTCTTCATCCTTAAGGCTATCGACTACATCTCGATCTGTAACTGATCCTCTGTTCTCATGTCTCAATATAATCTCTTCCAAAAACTCATCGAACTTGAGCAATAGGCCCTCCAACTTATTTCTTCCACAAAGGAATTGACCAAACAATTCACTCAACACAAAGGACCTTCCCCCAATCTCAGCACCAAGTCCATTAACAAACTCCCTGATCTTCACACTTTCATAACTATCACTCTGAATTTTCATAATCATACTAAACAAAACATTATTGACAACCTTCTCCAGCTCCGCACCCAAATCACAAGCCTCCCCTTGTTCCGCCTTGTCAACAAGAACTTCCAACAGCCTCAAAACCTCACGTTCTCGCGCATGCTCAAAACGCTTCACTTGTGAGTCAGAATCAAGTATACTCCTCAACAAAACCAAGTTCGACATTCCATAAGCATGATTCTTAAGCCTAATGGTTACAAAACTCATCTCATGCTCTTCAACAAGTTGTTTAGCCAAGCTAGCCTCAGAAACCACCATGAACTGAGAAAACGGGCCGATGAAGATCCTCATGAAAGGTGCACCATCTCGAAAGGCAAGCGTGGTCAAGGACTTGTGAAAGGGACGAGTAGAGCTGTAGAGCAGAGGAATATGACCAAGTATAGGCAGTGCAGGTGGGCTTGGAGGAGGCTGAAGCTGGATTCTGGGACGACGATTTTTAGTAAACAACTGAAAAAGAAGAGCTGTGACTAAGTATGTGATGAGGAAGTATATGAAGTACTTGTCCATGGAAGTGATGCCCATTTTTGCAACAGCTTCCTGTTTAGTTTAGTTGCACAGAAAAGGATAGCCTAAATATCAGCAGTTACATGATACATTAGTAACATTACTTACTTACCAGAGCCATTGCGTGAacttttcaatttttctaatttGAGCGGAAAGAGATTTTCTACAAATACCCAaagttcaaaatattttttgtaaaaatattatatatttttttaaataggtTGCAAGAATATAaacttttttgaaaaatttgcaAAAACACTATAGGTAATCCGTTGCAAAAATATGCAACTATACTTGCGACAAGATGAAATCATACTTGCAAACTCCTGCGGATCAATTAGCTCAAGTTGCATGTAGTCAGAGATCGTATTTTTTgccaatattttcaaaatatagtaaaatcacaaaaaaaattaaaaaaaatgataattttggTAATTCCCTACTACAAAACATTTacagatagataataaaaatatttattgtttataccaccgatttacaaattaaaaaaaataagataaaatataatcagttcgttgatataatttaatcaaatttcaattcattattataaatattcacGCACAAAAATTATGAGCATCCAAAGATGCTAACcactaataaaattatgataaagaataaattataaatcatagaATTCGAATAACTATTCGCCCATGTTTCACACGAGTTTAATgttagaattaattatatatatcatcatatttGTATGATTACtacatgtataatatatttggattttttttcattaatattattacATTTATATCTGATAAGCAGTATATCGAATTATCATCTGATTAAAATTTTACTCAATTtctttcaaaaacaatttttttactcAATTATCCAAAACCGgtctattatatgtgatttacGAGTCACCCATCTTAAAAAGAAGACATACC
Coding sequences:
- the LOC108220312 gene encoding cytochrome P450 705A1, with amino-acid sequence MGITSMDKYFIYFLITYLVTALLFQLFTKNRRPRIQLQPPPSPPALPILGHIPLLYSSTRPFHKSLTTLAFRDGAPFMRIFIGPFSQFMVVSEASLAKQLVEEHEMSFVTIRLKNHAYGMSNLVLLRSILDSDSQVKRFEHAREREVLRLLEVLVDKAEQGEACDLGAELEKVVNNVLFSMIMKIQSDSYESVKIREFVNGLGAEIGGRSFVLSELFGQFLCGRNKLEGLLLKFDEFLEEIILRHENRGSVTDRDVVDSLKDEEQAADLPRNNIKGVVLETLMAGSGTMSVALKWTLAEIINHPSVLNKLREEIVGVVGLHKLIQDSDIPKLPYLQAVVKEGLRLHPPTPLIMRKCTHGCQIGGYDVIPDSRIIVNVYAIMQDTGTWKFPTEFIPERFLETPSTYNELLVDAKGQNLCYLPFGGGSSACPGARLAINMIQMVIGTLVHCFDFEAKGGINMEEGCLGSSAGMAKPLVCHPIDKHVIKPSAKALSSDFHF